In the genome of Chlamydia trachomatis A/HAR-13, one region contains:
- a CDS encoding DUF5070 domain-containing protein has protein sequence MRAVLHLEHKRYFQNHGHILFEGLAPVSDCKQLEAELKLFLKEVAVVKDRHLQRWRENVHRTLPEVQMIVKRVRLDHLAAELTHRSRVALVRDLWVQKQEEIFFDDCDCSVLLCLSGEKAGWGLFFSGEYPQDVFNWGAGDTAIILRFSSAGFPN, from the coding sequence ATGAGGGCAGTTTTACACCTAGAGCACAAGCGTTATTTCCAAAATCATGGGCACATCCTATTCGAGGGGTTGGCTCCTGTTTCTGACTGTAAACAGTTGGAAGCGGAGTTGAAGCTATTTCTAAAGGAGGTTGCCGTGGTAAAGGATCGACATCTTCAGCGTTGGAGAGAGAATGTTCATCGAACTTTACCCGAAGTGCAGATGATAGTCAAGAGAGTTCGTTTAGATCATTTAGCTGCTGAGCTTACCCATCGTTCACGGGTTGCTTTGGTTAGGGATCTTTGGGTGCAAAAGCAAGAAGAAATATTCTTCGATGACTGTGATTGTTCTGTGCTGCTTTGCCTTTCCGGAGAAAAAGCTGGTTGGGGGCTTTTCTTTTCTGGAGAATATCCTCAGGACGTTTTCAACTGGGGGGCAGGAGATACAGCAATCATTCTTAGGTTCTCCTCAGCGGGATTTCCTAACTAA
- the rnc gene encoding ribonuclease III yields MQHTVDIQAIESKLNFTFSHPRLLITALTHPSYRNEFPSAEEDSERLEFLGDAVLGLVVTEHLFLLFPALNEGLLSTTRAALVNAEACFEYTQKLSLGEHLLIGRGEKMQSHRGKISAYANLLEAILGAVYLDGGLSPARQIIVPLLPDKESILPLMLVNPKNRLQQFTQQTLKVLPSYKALPWKSEDGSPGYHVQVFVNGDLWGEGFAGSKKEAEKLAAKQALSTHDNKN; encoded by the coding sequence ATGCAGCACACAGTAGATATCCAAGCTATCGAATCTAAATTAAATTTTACTTTTTCTCATCCCAGACTTCTTATTACAGCTCTGACACATCCTTCTTATAGAAATGAATTTCCTTCTGCTGAAGAAGATAGCGAACGCTTGGAATTTCTCGGAGATGCAGTTTTAGGATTAGTAGTTACGGAACATCTTTTCCTTCTTTTCCCTGCACTTAATGAGGGGCTCTTATCAACAACGCGAGCAGCTCTAGTAAATGCAGAAGCTTGTTTCGAATACACACAAAAATTATCTCTAGGAGAGCATCTCTTGATTGGTCGCGGAGAAAAAATGCAAAGTCATCGAGGAAAAATCTCTGCATACGCTAATCTGCTCGAAGCTATTTTAGGTGCTGTTTACTTAGATGGTGGCCTATCTCCTGCTAGACAAATCATAGTCCCTCTTCTACCTGATAAAGAGTCTATTCTTCCTCTCATGCTCGTGAATCCCAAAAATCGCTTACAACAATTCACACAACAAACACTAAAAGTGCTTCCCTCTTATAAAGCATTGCCTTGGAAATCTGAAGACGGCTCTCCTGGTTATCATGTACAAGTCTTTGTTAATGGGGATCTTTGGGGAGAAGGCTTTGCAGGATCAAAAAAAGAAGCAGAAAAACTTGCTGCTAAACAGGCGTTATCAACACATGACAACAAAAATTAA
- the radA gene encoding DNA repair protein RadA, whose product MTTKIKTQWTCTECGTHSPKWLGQCSGCLQWNTLVEERTAPKLNTSSYSSSSSIPIPLNNVEFQEEIRIHTQAQGWNRLLGGGTVRGSLALLGGEPGIGKSTLLLQISSQFAAAGHKVLYVCGEESVSQTSLRAQRLQISSNNIFLFPETNLEDIKQQIDNIAPDILVIDSIQIIFSPSLSSAPGSVAQVRETTAELMHIAKQKQITTFIIGHVTKSGEIAGPRILEHLVDTVLYFEGNAHANYRMIRSVKNRFGPTNELLILSMHTDGLREVENPSGLFLQEKIVETTGSTIIPIVEGSETLLIEVQALVSSSPFSNPVRKTSGFDPNRFSLLLAVLEKRANVKLYTSDVFLSIAGGLKITQPSADLGAVLSVVSSLYNRYLPKNYTYTGEIGLGGEIRHVSHMEHRIKESIIMGFKGIVMPFGQIKGLPKEFLDQIDIIGVKTIKDAVRLLQ is encoded by the coding sequence ATGACAACAAAAATTAAAACACAGTGGACGTGTACAGAATGTGGCACACATTCTCCAAAATGGTTGGGACAATGTTCTGGATGTCTCCAGTGGAATACACTAGTCGAAGAAAGAACAGCTCCTAAACTAAACACATCTTCTTACTCCTCTAGCTCTTCTATTCCCATACCACTAAACAATGTGGAATTTCAGGAAGAAATACGAATTCATACCCAAGCTCAAGGCTGGAATCGCCTTCTAGGAGGAGGAACGGTCCGAGGTAGCCTCGCTCTATTGGGAGGAGAGCCTGGCATAGGAAAGTCTACTTTACTACTTCAAATTTCCTCACAATTCGCGGCAGCTGGTCATAAAGTGTTGTACGTTTGCGGAGAAGAATCCGTGTCCCAAACTTCATTACGAGCCCAACGCCTGCAAATCTCTAGCAACAATATTTTCCTATTCCCAGAAACAAATCTTGAAGACATCAAACAACAGATTGATAACATTGCTCCAGACATATTAGTTATCGACTCTATCCAGATCATTTTTTCTCCATCCTTAAGCTCTGCTCCAGGATCGGTTGCTCAAGTGAGAGAAACGACCGCAGAGCTCATGCATATAGCAAAACAAAAACAGATCACAACCTTTATTATTGGACATGTCACTAAATCTGGAGAAATCGCTGGCCCACGTATCCTAGAACACTTAGTAGACACTGTTCTCTATTTTGAAGGTAATGCGCATGCTAATTACCGTATGATTCGCTCTGTTAAGAATCGTTTCGGCCCAACCAATGAATTATTAATTTTATCCATGCATACAGATGGATTACGCGAAGTAGAAAATCCGTCAGGTCTCTTTCTACAAGAAAAAATTGTAGAAACTACAGGCTCTACCATTATCCCTATTGTAGAAGGCTCTGAAACTCTTCTTATAGAAGTTCAGGCTCTCGTTTCTTCATCCCCATTTTCTAATCCTGTACGAAAAACATCCGGATTTGATCCAAACCGATTTTCTTTACTCTTAGCTGTTTTAGAAAAAAGAGCGAATGTTAAATTATATACATCCGATGTCTTCCTTTCTATCGCTGGAGGCTTGAAAATCACACAACCTTCGGCAGACTTAGGAGCGGTGTTATCGGTGGTGTCTTCCCTATATAACCGCTATTTACCTAAAAATTATACCTATACTGGAGAGATCGGCCTAGGAGGAGAAATTCGTCACGTTTCACACATGGAACACCGCATAAAAGAAAGCATTATTATGGGGTTTAAAGGTATCGTGATGCCTTTTGGGCAGATAAAAGGCTTACCTAAAGAATTTCTGGATCAAATTGATATTATTGGAGTAAAAACAATTAAAGATGCTGTCCGCTTACTACAATGA
- a CDS encoding hydroxymethylbilane synthase: MLSAYYNDPFLADFCLGNIPLRLASRQSSLAVLQAHECLRKLQIFFPRLWGQIITTTTQGDLDQETPLCAVENTGFFTDDVDFLVQSGQCDLGIHSAKDLPENPKATVVSITASIDPRDILVFHEKYLSIPLPRRLRIGSSSVRRKELLSLLYPSAIITDIRGTIQTRLKLLEEKNFDAIVMANAAVSRLGLRLPCTKILPPPYHPLQGRLAITASRHIRSWRGLFLTCGITEDVEIMCFS; encoded by the coding sequence ATGCTGTCCGCTTACTACAATGACCCATTTTTAGCTGATTTTTGTTTAGGGAACATTCCTTTACGTTTGGCATCTAGACAATCTTCTCTGGCAGTTCTGCAAGCTCACGAATGCCTGAGAAAACTACAGATATTTTTCCCTCGATTATGGGGACAGATTATCACCACAACAACACAGGGTGATCTTGATCAAGAGACACCTCTGTGTGCTGTAGAAAATACAGGTTTTTTTACAGATGATGTCGATTTCTTGGTGCAATCTGGGCAATGTGATCTTGGTATACATTCCGCTAAGGACCTTCCAGAAAATCCGAAGGCAACGGTTGTCTCCATTACAGCCAGTATAGATCCTCGAGATATCCTCGTATTTCATGAAAAATACCTTTCGATCCCGTTACCTCGCCGTTTACGCATAGGGAGCTCCTCCGTGAGACGAAAAGAGCTTCTCTCTCTGCTCTATCCCTCTGCCATTATTACCGATATTCGAGGGACTATCCAGACTCGCTTAAAGCTGTTAGAAGAGAAAAATTTTGATGCCATAGTCATGGCTAATGCTGCGGTGTCTCGACTAGGACTACGTCTTCCTTGCACAAAAATCCTCCCCCCACCCTATCATCCTCTTCAAGGACGTCTAGCCATCACTGCTAGCCGACATATACGGAGCTGGAGAGGTTTATTCTTAACTTGCGGCATCACAGAAGATGTAGAAATTATGTGTTTTTCTTAA
- the pknD gene encoding serine/threonine-protein kinase PknD: MQRYELIRLIGKGGMGEVYLAHDKACSRRVALKRIREDLSGNALLRQRFLREAKIAADLIHPGIVPVYSICSDGEAVYYTMPYIEGFSLKSLLKSVWQKEVLSKELEEKTSVKSFLPIFDKICATVEYIHSKGVLHRDLKPDNILLGLFGEVVIIDWGAAIFKHAKELKLEQDDEAAVSFDERNICYSSMTIPGKIVGTPDYMAPESLLGVEASEKTDIYALGLILYQMLTLAFPYRRKKGRKLSYRDVVLPPIEMSPYREIPPSLSQIAMKAIAINPADRFSSIQELRQALQPYLQGDPEWTVKATLMAKEKSCWKYYDPILLSRYFPVLASSPAQWYNFMLSEVEISASTRVEYTVTKSAVHEGMGILFLPSKEAERGEFYCGYGLWFSVQNHELTVSLIKNGIEIQKKSQEMISQQSRFAILIEKSDNRIAVFVEQALFILHIDYLPSLGNRLGVIIQDLQGMSNIAISESIGALRVSCLAVPDAFLSEKLYDQAAIFYRKIRDSFPGRKESYEAQFRLGVTLLTQIEEQGGDLTQALSSFDYLHGGAGAPLEYLGKALVYQRNGSFVEEIRCLLFALKRYSQHPEIPRLEDHLCFRLYDSLHKHRSEALVFMLLILWIAPEKISVREEERFLRIIYHKQQATLFCQVDKAPLQFRSSKMELFLSFWTGFSLFLPELFRRAGGLRDYQALADIFYVAGVSGNREAFMQFSTALANVSDEITFPESLHNQKVAELMFFVKGVEALRNKDYQKAKKLLWKTPFTLQLYALDMFHIQAFLDEEIESFIDLLQAIYDPTSEEERDHILVYIIQTHLWNRDLERAYKLLNDRFPLDEELAEYSEAFILWGCYLALTGDRVAVKAHFSRCRYKYGKSALIGKCVDGDIFDYLDNLVWWEKKMTLFQSYFLLRCLNESPRRYEKYRQAYLSMENNFFD; the protein is encoded by the coding sequence TTGCAACGATACGAATTGATTAGGCTGATAGGCAAAGGAGGCATGGGCGAAGTCTATTTAGCCCATGACAAAGCGTGTTCTCGTCGAGTGGCTCTGAAGAGGATCCGAGAGGATCTGAGTGGGAATGCGCTGCTTAGACAACGCTTTTTGCGAGAGGCAAAAATTGCTGCAGACCTCATACATCCAGGTATTGTTCCTGTATATTCGATATGCAGCGATGGTGAGGCTGTATATTACACAATGCCTTATATAGAAGGGTTTTCTCTAAAAAGTTTATTAAAGAGTGTTTGGCAGAAAGAAGTTCTTTCTAAAGAACTAGAAGAAAAAACCTCTGTTAAATCTTTTCTTCCTATTTTTGATAAAATTTGTGCCACGGTGGAATACATTCATTCTAAAGGAGTGTTGCATCGGGATTTAAAGCCGGATAATATCTTACTGGGTTTGTTTGGGGAAGTTGTTATCATTGATTGGGGAGCAGCTATCTTTAAACATGCCAAAGAGTTAAAGCTAGAACAGGATGATGAAGCTGCTGTTTCATTCGACGAGAGAAATATCTGCTATTCCAGCATGACCATTCCAGGCAAGATTGTAGGGACTCCAGATTATATGGCTCCCGAAAGCTTGTTGGGAGTAGAAGCATCGGAAAAAACGGACATATATGCACTAGGGCTCATTCTTTATCAAATGTTGACTTTAGCTTTCCCTTATCGAAGAAAAAAAGGTCGTAAGCTGTCTTATAGAGATGTTGTTTTGCCTCCTATCGAAATGTCACCCTATAGGGAAATCCCGCCTTCTTTATCTCAAATTGCTATGAAAGCAATCGCCATTAATCCTGCGGATAGGTTTTCTTCTATTCAGGAGTTACGCCAAGCTTTGCAGCCATATCTTCAGGGTGATCCAGAGTGGACAGTAAAAGCTACTTTGATGGCTAAGGAGAAATCGTGTTGGAAATATTATGACCCTATCCTACTCTCACGCTATTTCCCTGTACTAGCAAGTTCCCCTGCTCAATGGTATAATTTTATGCTCTCCGAGGTGGAAATAAGTGCTTCTACGCGTGTGGAGTATACCGTTACAAAAAGTGCAGTTCATGAAGGGATGGGGATTCTTTTCCTACCTTCTAAGGAGGCTGAAAGAGGAGAGTTTTACTGTGGTTACGGACTATGGTTTTCTGTCCAGAATCATGAACTTACGGTCTCTCTTATCAAAAATGGAATAGAGATTCAGAAAAAATCCCAAGAGATGATTTCTCAGCAATCTCGTTTTGCTATTTTGATAGAAAAATCAGACAACAGAATCGCAGTCTTTGTTGAGCAAGCTTTATTTATTTTACATATAGACTACCTTCCTAGCTTAGGTAATCGTCTAGGCGTCATTATTCAAGATTTACAAGGAATGAGCAATATTGCGATTTCGGAAAGTATAGGAGCTTTGCGAGTCAGCTGTTTAGCTGTTCCTGACGCGTTCTTATCTGAAAAGCTGTATGATCAAGCTGCAATCTTTTATCGTAAAATTCGAGATTCTTTTCCGGGTAGAAAAGAAAGTTATGAAGCGCAGTTTCGTCTGGGAGTGACCTTATTAACTCAAATTGAGGAGCAGGGCGGAGATCTGACGCAAGCTCTTAGTTCTTTTGATTATCTTCATGGAGGTGCTGGCGCCCCATTGGAATATCTTGGCAAAGCGTTAGTTTACCAGAGGAACGGAAGTTTTGTAGAAGAGATACGATGTTTGTTGTTTGCTTTAAAAAGATATTCACAGCACCCCGAGATTCCGCGATTAGAAGATCATCTTTGCTTCCGCTTGTATGATAGTTTACACAAGCATCGCAGCGAAGCGCTAGTATTCATGTTGTTAATTTTGTGGATCGCTCCAGAAAAGATTAGTGTTAGAGAGGAGGAGCGTTTCCTTAGAATTATTTATCATAAGCAACAAGCTACCTTGTTCTGTCAGGTAGATAAGGCTCCTTTGCAGTTTAGATCTTCTAAGATGGAGCTTTTCCTTAGTTTTTGGACAGGATTTTCCTTATTCCTTCCCGAACTATTTCGTAGAGCAGGGGGATTGCGGGATTATCAAGCGCTTGCAGATATTTTTTATGTTGCAGGAGTTTCAGGGAACAGGGAAGCATTTATGCAATTCTCTACAGCTTTAGCGAACGTATCCGATGAAATCACATTCCCTGAGTCTTTACACAATCAAAAGGTAGCGGAATTAATGTTCTTTGTTAAGGGGGTGGAGGCTTTGCGGAACAAGGATTATCAAAAAGCTAAGAAGCTTTTGTGGAAGACTCCATTTACTTTGCAGTTGTATGCTTTGGATATGTTCCACATACAGGCTTTTTTGGATGAAGAGATCGAGTCTTTCATAGATCTTTTACAAGCTATCTATGACCCAACCAGTGAAGAGGAGCGCGATCATATTCTCGTTTATATAATACAGACCCATTTATGGAATAGAGATCTAGAGCGAGCTTATAAGCTATTAAATGATAGATTCCCTCTAGACGAAGAGCTGGCAGAGTATTCGGAAGCATTTATTCTTTGGGGATGCTACTTAGCTTTGACTGGGGATCGTGTTGCTGTTAAAGCGCATTTTTCTCGTTGCCGGTATAAATACGGTAAGTCAGCTTTAATCGGAAAATGTGTGGACGGTGATATATTTGATTATTTAGATAATCTTGTCTGGTGGGAGAAGAAAATGACGCTGTTTCAAAGTTACTTTCTTCTTCGTTGTTTAAATGAGTCTCCAAGACGATACGAAAAATATCGACAAGCTTATCTTTCTATGGAGAACAATTTTTTTGATTAA
- a CDS encoding valine--tRNA ligase, giving the protein MNEDQFPKAYDPKSSETGVYSFWERSGIFVANASSEKPAYSIVMPPPNVTGILHMGHALVNTLQDTLIRYKRMQGFEVCWVPGTDHAGIATQTVVERHLKASLGKQRTDFSREEFLKHVWDWKEKSQNVILSQLRQLGCSCDWSRQRFTMDPGANRAVKKAFKILFDKGVIYRGYYLVNWDPILQTALADDEVEYEERDGWLYYIRYQVVNSEEFITVATTRPETLLGDTAIAVSPEDLRYSHLIGAKVVVPFVNREIPIIGDFSVDASFGTGAVKITPAHDKDDYKTGMNHQLPMINILTPTGEINENGGIFTGLSREVARENIITSLEALGLFVKKEAYSSRVGVSYRSGAIIEPYLSKQWFVSVDSFRDSLRGFVNSEEIRIFPPEFVRNYLTWVNNLKDWCISRQLWWGHRIPVWHNKHDENVICFDGEGGPEEVMRDPESWYQDPDVLDTWFSSGLWPLTCFGWPDENSLDLKKFYPTAVLVTGHDILFFWVTRMVLMCSAMVDTEPFSDVFLHGLIFGKSYREYDEKGEWFYVSGERKRDYDKGKALPKNVVAKWEKLSKSKGNVIDPIEMIEAYGADAVRLTLCSCANRGEQIDLDYHLFEEYKNFINKLWNGARFIFGHISELTSRDLEEGVNQDLLGLEDFYILDRFNELLDLIDGHYNCYSFDKIASLAYDFFKNDLCSTYLEIIKPTLFGKQDSDQQRATKRKLLATLLINILGVLHPIVPYITETLFQKLKATLGTVENGKGDSVTGHAVSMLRSEACMVAEYPKPIHVAFPQGLRESFGIAERLVYTIRNIRGEMQLDPREPLQAFVISSEKKELVDVCIPIMCALGGVKTVEQLAEAPKDSIFSLGVVEGIQVGVILPPEHLAKERVRLEKEKTRLEKSIDSVSKLLASEDFRTRANPSLVQAKKDSLRNSQRELQSILDKLASL; this is encoded by the coding sequence ATGAACGAAGATCAATTTCCTAAAGCGTATGACCCTAAAAGCTCTGAAACTGGGGTGTATTCGTTTTGGGAACGCTCTGGTATATTTGTAGCGAATGCAAGTAGTGAGAAACCTGCATATTCTATAGTGATGCCTCCACCAAACGTTACAGGGATCCTACATATGGGTCATGCTCTTGTAAATACATTGCAAGACACGCTCATTCGTTACAAGCGTATGCAAGGATTTGAGGTTTGTTGGGTTCCTGGAACCGATCATGCTGGGATTGCCACGCAAACGGTTGTGGAAAGACATCTAAAAGCTTCTCTTGGTAAGCAACGAACAGATTTTTCTAGAGAAGAATTCTTGAAGCATGTTTGGGATTGGAAGGAAAAAAGTCAAAACGTCATTCTTTCTCAGCTGCGACAGCTTGGCTGTTCTTGTGACTGGTCTCGTCAGCGGTTTACTATGGATCCTGGCGCCAACCGTGCAGTGAAGAAGGCTTTTAAAATTTTATTCGATAAGGGTGTCATTTACAGAGGGTATTATTTAGTCAACTGGGACCCTATTTTGCAAACAGCCTTGGCGGATGATGAGGTAGAGTACGAGGAGAGAGACGGGTGGCTTTACTACATTCGCTATCAAGTTGTGAATTCAGAGGAATTCATTACTGTTGCTACAACACGACCAGAGACTTTGCTGGGGGATACTGCGATTGCTGTTTCTCCTGAGGATCTGCGATACAGTCATTTAATAGGGGCCAAAGTCGTTGTGCCTTTTGTAAATCGAGAAATCCCTATTATTGGAGATTTTTCCGTAGACGCATCTTTTGGAACAGGAGCTGTTAAAATCACTCCAGCTCATGATAAGGATGATTACAAGACAGGAATGAACCATCAACTCCCCATGATCAATATCTTGACTCCTACCGGAGAGATTAATGAGAATGGAGGTATTTTCACAGGTTTATCTAGGGAAGTAGCTCGAGAAAATATTATCACATCTTTGGAAGCTCTCGGTTTATTCGTTAAAAAGGAAGCGTATTCATCTCGTGTAGGAGTTTCCTATCGTTCAGGGGCGATCATTGAACCTTATCTCTCAAAACAGTGGTTTGTCTCTGTTGATTCTTTTAGAGACTCTTTGCGGGGATTTGTAAATAGTGAAGAAATTCGTATCTTTCCTCCAGAGTTCGTACGGAATTACCTTACTTGGGTAAATAATCTAAAAGATTGGTGTATTAGTAGACAGCTTTGGTGGGGGCATCGTATTCCTGTCTGGCATAATAAACACGATGAGAATGTAATTTGCTTTGATGGAGAAGGGGGTCCAGAAGAGGTAATGCGGGATCCAGAATCTTGGTATCAAGATCCAGATGTTTTAGATACATGGTTTTCTTCCGGGTTATGGCCGTTAACTTGTTTTGGTTGGCCTGATGAAAACAGTTTGGATTTGAAGAAGTTTTATCCTACAGCTGTTTTAGTGACAGGACATGATATTCTCTTTTTCTGGGTTACGCGAATGGTATTGATGTGCTCTGCAATGGTCGATACTGAACCATTTTCTGATGTCTTTTTACATGGGTTGATTTTCGGTAAGTCTTATCGCGAATATGATGAAAAAGGGGAGTGGTTTTATGTTTCTGGAGAACGGAAACGTGATTATGATAAAGGGAAAGCTCTTCCTAAGAACGTAGTTGCTAAATGGGAAAAACTTTCGAAATCCAAAGGCAATGTTATCGATCCTATTGAGATGATAGAAGCATATGGAGCTGATGCGGTTCGGCTTACTTTATGTTCTTGTGCAAATAGGGGTGAGCAAATTGATCTCGACTACCACTTATTCGAAGAGTATAAGAACTTTATCAATAAGTTATGGAATGGAGCTCGGTTTATTTTCGGGCATATTTCAGAGTTAACAAGTCGTGATTTGGAAGAAGGGGTCAACCAAGATCTTCTTGGATTGGAAGATTTTTATATCTTAGATAGATTTAATGAGTTGCTGGATCTTATAGATGGGCACTATAACTGTTACTCTTTTGATAAGATAGCTTCTTTGGCTTATGACTTCTTTAAAAATGATTTGTGTTCTACTTATCTAGAAATCATTAAACCTACTTTATTTGGGAAACAGGATAGCGATCAACAGCGAGCAACTAAGCGTAAGCTTTTAGCTACCTTATTGATCAATATTTTGGGAGTATTACATCCAATTGTTCCTTATATTACGGAAACTCTTTTCCAAAAACTCAAGGCAACTTTAGGAACTGTTGAGAATGGGAAGGGGGATTCTGTAACAGGGCATGCAGTCAGCATGTTGCGTTCTGAAGCTTGTATGGTAGCGGAATATCCTAAACCTATTCATGTAGCTTTTCCACAAGGATTACGAGAATCATTTGGCATAGCAGAAAGGCTAGTTTATACGATTCGCAATATTCGCGGTGAAATGCAATTAGATCCTAGAGAGCCTTTACAAGCTTTTGTGATTAGCTCTGAGAAAAAGGAGCTGGTGGATGTCTGTATTCCAATCATGTGTGCTTTGGGAGGAGTAAAAACTGTAGAGCAGCTTGCAGAAGCTCCAAAGGACAGTATTTTTAGTTTAGGGGTTGTAGAAGGAATTCAGGTTGGAGTGATTCTTCCTCCTGAACATCTTGCTAAAGAGCGTGTACGTTTAGAAAAAGAGAAAACTCGCCTAGAAAAGAGTATAGATAGTGTGTCTAAACTATTGGCTAGTGAAGATTTTCGTACTCGCGCCAATCCTAGTTTAGTACAAGCTAAAAAAGACTCGTTAAGGAATAGTCAGAGAGAGTTGCAAAGCATTTTAGATAAACTCGCATCGCTTTAA